The Desmodus rotundus isolate HL8 chromosome 3, HLdesRot8A.1, whole genome shotgun sequence genome includes a region encoding these proteins:
- the TSPAN9 gene encoding tetraspanin-9 isoform X2: protein MARGCLCCLKYMMFLFNLIFWLCGCGLLGVGIWLSVSQGNFATFSPSFPSLSAANLVIAIGTIVMVTGFLGCLGAIKENKCLLLSFFIVLLIILLAELILLILFFVYMDKVNENAKKDLKEGLLLYNTENNVGLKNAWNIIQAEMRCCGVTDYTDWYPVLGENTVPDRCCMENSQGCGRNSTTPLWRTGCYEKVKMWFDDNKHVLGTVGMCILIMQILGMAFSMTLFQHIHRTGKKYDA, encoded by the exons CTCTGCGGCTGTGGGCTGCTTGGAGTGGGAATTTGGCTCTCCGTGTCCCAAGGCAACTTTGCCACCTTCTCCCCCAGCTTCCCTTCACTGTCAGCAGCCAACCTAGTCATCGCCATAGGCACCATTGTCATGGTGACGGGCTTCCTCGGCTGCCTGGGGGCCATCAAGGAAAATAAGTGCCTCCTCCTCAGT TTTTTCATCGTCCTGTTGATCATCCTCCTAGCAGAGCTGATCTTACTTATCCTCTTCTTTGTCTACATGGACAAG GTAAACGAGAATGCCAAGAAGGACCTGAAGGAAGGCCTGCTGCTGTACAACACGGAGAACAACGTTGGGCTGAAGAATGCCTGGAACATCATCCAGGCCGAG ATGCGCTGCTGCGGCGTCACCGACTACACAGACTGGTACCCAGTGCTAGGCGAGAACACGGTCCCCGACCGCTGCTGCATGGAGAATTCGCAGGGCTGTGGGCGCAACAGCACCACCCCGTTGTGGAGAACG GGCTGCTATGAAAAGGTAAAGATGTGGTTTGATGACAACAAGCACGTGCTTGGAACGGTGGGGATGTGCATCCTAATCATGCAG ATTCTGGGCATGGCCTTCTCCATGACCCTCTTCCAGCACATCCACCGGACTGGTAAAAAGTACGACGCCTGA